The window GACAATGTATATTCATCATTCCATTCACTATCCTTAAAGAACTAAGATGGCAGTGGTAACTCGCGTTTGAGAAACAGATATGGCAATACATACCTTGCTTCTCTTATACACGGGTATTCTGATAGCAAACAAAAAAATAGAATCTAAAGATTAATGTAGAAAGAAACCAATTAAATCCTTCTGCTAATAATTCTATAAAGACTTGCAATAATCGATACAAAGAAAGTGCAAATATCGCTTCAGGAGGCTTATCAGAACTTCATCCGAACTGATCTCAGGAAAAGGAAGTTCTGTATATTTCAATGGGTCAGCATCTGCTGAGCTTTTAAGATGACTGCTTTATTCTCTTACAGATATTTACCTAAGTTTAATTCTACATCACCATAGGTCTGTAATCCCTGATCCAGCAAAACTTTTATTCTGCCTCTGGCTTCAGGTTCTGTAAGGGAAGCAAAAAACTGGGTTTGAGTTTCCATCAGGTGTTCATTTTTCGGAATGACTACCCTTTCGTTCATAATAGATTTTATAGTTGCAATAATTTTTTTATCGAATGAAGCAATCCTTTGTGCCAGATTTTCAACAAACCCGTCCAATTCATGATCAGGAAAAGCCCTATTGATCCAACCGTACTCAGCTGCCGTTGCAGCATCATAATCATCACCGCTCAGGATAATTTCCAAAGCTCTGGCTTTACCGGTAAGAAGATGCAGTCTCTCTAATCCGCCGCCTCCCGGAAAGGAACCTATCCCTATTTCCGGTTGTGCAAAGATTGCTTTCTCTTTGCTTGCAAAACGCATATCAAAAGCCTGAATAAACTCACTTCCAAGACCTCTTGCTCTCCCTCTTATAGAAGCAATACTTACAAACGGAGCCTGCTCAAGCCGCTTCGCAACATCCGGCCAGGAAACAGACAGTCCTGTTTCTCCCGTACCTTTCGGGAATTCAAAAATATTAATCAATTCTGCGTGTGCTACATAGAAATCCGGATTAGCACTTTCGAATACAACTACTTTTAAGTTTTCACTGGCTTCCAAACTGCTCATTAATTCTCTTAATTGAACCGAAAATTCAGGGTCAAAAATATTTACCGGAGGATTATCTATTGTTACTTTCCAGTAGCTTTCGCTTATTTTTTGAGTGGTAAAAATCATAGTAATAATTTTAAATGATGTAAATTTTAAGACATACTTTTTTGCCTGTTCAAAATTACTTGTACAGGTTCCGGATTTTTAACACAAAACACGGAATGTATTATACTTTTCTCTGATTTCTAATTTCTGTCGGCGGAATGCCTTTAATCTTTTTAAAAAATCTTGAGAAATAAGGAACATTCGTAAATCCTAACTGATAAGCCACATCACTGATATTCATATCCGTCTGAAGCAATAAAATTTCTGCCTGCTCAATCACAAATTCATGAATGAAGCTGATGGTACTTTTCCCGGTTTCTGCGCGGACAAGATCAGTAAGATAGTTAGGAGACATATTGAGCTCTTTGGCAAAAAAGGAAACAGTAGGAAAACCAGAAGCCGGTTTTGATAAGTCTTTATAATGGTTTTGCAGTAAGCTTTTTAACTTTGAAGAAACCGAAACTGCTCTGGCTGCCTTATCTTTAAACTGCCTTTCATAAAAAACATTGGTATAAGAAAGAACAACATTTAAAAGAGACAAGATAATATTGATATTCGCTTTGGATTTATTTTCAAGTAATTCCATATGCATTTTTGTAAAAATCCAGGTAATGGTCTCTTCCTCCTCCTGAGTCATAAACAGGGCATCATTGATTTCGTAACTGAAATATTTATACTGGTTGATTTTAGCTGCCACGGGATTTTGTTTAATCAGATCAGGATGAAAAACAAATGCATAGCCATCCCAGAAAGTCAGACTGTTCCAGGAAACAACCTGTCCCGGTTCACTGAAGAGCATCAGGCCGTTTTCTGTATAGTATTTTTGATTCCCGTAATTGATATCCCCGGTAAAATTTTTCTTTAGTGAAATTCTGAAGAGGTTTACCTGTATCTCATCACTCGACTGAGGAAAATTTGGGATGGCCTCCTTGCAAACCCTGCTGTCCATCAAGGGATGTAAAGGTTCAGAGAGATTAAGATATCTGTTATAACTTGATAAATCACTAAAAGTTTTCATTTAACAAAAATGCAAAATTGTCTTGAATTATAAACTGAATTGACTTTTTATATTCATTTTTTATTCTTTACAAAAAAAGACTTATCATTTCCATAGAGAATCTTTTTTCCCTTTAAAGCTGCATTCCGAGTGAAAAAGAACTTTCACTGCTTTGTTGAAATCTGTTTATTGTTAGCCTAACCAAGTATGAACTTCACATCTTTTGTTCTGAGAATCCACAAACAGTTTACATTCCAAAATATCATTTAAAAATCAAATGGTTCATATAGTATAAATTTATACTATATTTCTAACAAAGATAAAATTAATTACTAAATTTGTTACTAAATAAATTCTATCATGCAAGAACAAGCCAACATCACGCAGGAAAAAATATTTGAACTATACGGAGATTATCTTTTGAATCACGGAGAAAAACCGAAAAATGTGTACCTCTTTGCCAAGGCAAACCATTTTGAGGAGAAAGAATTTTACCATTATTTTTCAGGTTTTGAGCAGATCGAAAAAGAAATGCTGAATCATCTTTTTACAAAATCGCTGGAACTTGCATCGGAGGTTAACTCATCAGATGAAATAACAGCCAAGGAAAAGCTCCTGAATGTTTATTATATTTTTTTTGAAAATCTGACGATGAACCGTTCCCTGGTGTTATCCATTCTGGGAAGCAGCAAAATCCAGAATATCAAAACGCTTCAGAATCTCCGGGAAACCCATAAACAATTTGTCAACACTTTGGATTTCAACGAATGGGAAATGATTAAAAAAGCGAAAGAAGACCTCCGGAAATTCAACGAAAAATCCAGACAGGAAGCACTTTGGCTGCATCTGGTTTCCGCCATTGATTTCTGGAAAAAAGACCGTTCGCCCGATTTTGAAAAGACCGACATTTTCATCGAAAAAACCATTGATACCGGTTTTGAACTGATGGATAACGAACCCCTGAGAAAAGTTTTCGACCTTGGAAAATTTCTCTGGAAGGAAAAATTTAAAATGAGCTGATACAAGAAGTTGGCTTTGGCTTCAAAAATGGCTCTAAAGTATTCGTACAGCTACTTCTGTTAGAAATTATCCTGAGCATAAAAAATCATTTAATCCTTTTTGTTCAAGTGCTTTCACCAGATGTACGAAAAGAGCCCTCCCTCAGGCCAGCTGTGATAAAAAGACTTCACCTAGCCCGGCCTGGCACTCAATATTGAAGCGTTTGCGTTTAAAAACATCTAACAAACAAAATGTAAGAATGAAAACATTAGATAAAATCCCCACAGGGAAAATTGAACGGACAAGCAGCCTGTTGAAAGCCGGTGCAAAAGTCGGGGTCAATTACCTGAAATATTACGGAAACAAAATCACCAAAGATGAAGAAGAAGCACGCAAAATTCTCAATGAAGACAATGCCGCAGACATTTACGATTCTTTAAAAGAACTGAAAGGTTCCGCCCTGAAGGTGGCCCAAATGCTGAGTATGGAAAAAAACATCCTACCGGTAGAATACGTCGAGAAATTTTCGCTCTCTCAGTTTTCTGTTCCGCCCTTGTCGGGTGCCCTGGTGAAGAAAACCTTCAGAAAATATTTTCAGAAAAATCCGGAAGATATTTTTGATGAATTTTCTGCTGAATCTGTGAATGCGGCAAGTATCGGACAGGTTCATACAGCCCAAAAAGGAGATAAAAAACTGGCGGTTAAAATCCAGTATCCAGGCGTAAGAGAAAGTATTTCGAGTGATCTTAAAATGGTAAAACCGATTGCCATGAAGATGTTCAATATTAAAAAAGAAGGTTCAGAATCTTACTTTCAGGAAGTGGAAGACAAATTGTTTGAAGAAACCGATTATAACCTGGAACTCAGTAGAAGCCAGCATTTTGCAGAAGAATGCAGCCATCTTCCGAATCTGAAATTCCCGCATTATTATCCGGAATATTCGTGTGAGAAAATCATTACGATGGACTGGATGTCTGGAATTCATTTTTCAGAATTTACCAAAAAACAGAATTCGCAGGAAGATCTGAACAAAATCGGCCAGACCCTTTGGGATTTTTATATGTACCAGATGCATGTCCTGAAAAAAGTTCACGCAGATCCGCATCCGGGAAATTTCCTGATATCAGCAAATAAAGAATTGCAGGTTATCGATTTTGGCTGTATCAAAGAAATTCCGGAAGATTTTTACATTCCGTATTTTGAATTGGCCAAAGAAGAAAATCTTAAA of the Chryseobacterium aureum genome contains:
- a CDS encoding enoyl-CoA hydratase/isomerase family protein, translated to MIFTTQKISESYWKVTIDNPPVNIFDPEFSVQLRELMSSLEASENLKVVVFESANPDFYVAHAELINIFEFPKGTGETGLSVSWPDVAKRLEQAPFVSIASIRGRARGLGSEFIQAFDMRFASKEKAIFAQPEIGIGSFPGGGGLERLHLLTGKARALEIILSGDDYDAATAAEYGWINRAFPDHELDGFVENLAQRIASFDKKIIATIKSIMNERVVIPKNEHLMETQTQFFASLTEPEARGRIKVLLDQGLQTYGDVELNLGKYL
- a CDS encoding helix-turn-helix domain-containing protein, which translates into the protein MKTFSDLSSYNRYLNLSEPLHPLMDSRVCKEAIPNFPQSSDEIQVNLFRISLKKNFTGDINYGNQKYYTENGLMLFSEPGQVVSWNSLTFWDGYAFVFHPDLIKQNPVAAKINQYKYFSYEINDALFMTQEEEETITWIFTKMHMELLENKSKANINIILSLLNVVLSYTNVFYERQFKDKAARAVSVSSKLKSLLQNHYKDLSKPASGFPTVSFFAKELNMSPNYLTDLVRAETGKSTISFIHEFVIEQAEILLLQTDMNISDVAYQLGFTNVPYFSRFFKKIKGIPPTEIRNQRKV
- a CDS encoding TetR family transcriptional regulator C-terminal domain-containing protein; this translates as MQEQANITQEKIFELYGDYLLNHGEKPKNVYLFAKANHFEEKEFYHYFSGFEQIEKEMLNHLFTKSLELASEVNSSDEITAKEKLLNVYYIFFENLTMNRSLVLSILGSSKIQNIKTLQNLRETHKQFVNTLDFNEWEMIKKAKEDLRKFNEKSRQEALWLHLVSAIDFWKKDRSPDFEKTDIFIEKTIDTGFELMDNEPLRKVFDLGKFLWKEKFKMS
- a CDS encoding ABC1 kinase family protein, with translation MKTLDKIPTGKIERTSSLLKAGAKVGVNYLKYYGNKITKDEEEARKILNEDNAADIYDSLKELKGSALKVAQMLSMEKNILPVEYVEKFSLSQFSVPPLSGALVKKTFRKYFQKNPEDIFDEFSAESVNAASIGQVHTAQKGDKKLAVKIQYPGVRESISSDLKMVKPIAMKMFNIKKEGSESYFQEVEDKLFEETDYNLELSRSQHFAEECSHLPNLKFPHYYPEYSCEKIITMDWMSGIHFSEFTKKQNSQEDLNKIGQTLWDFYMYQMHVLKKVHADPHPGNFLISANKELQVIDFGCIKEIPEDFYIPYFELAKEENLKNPEIFRETLFTLEILREEDSPQEKEFFAKLFYELLELFTRPFNKEKFDFSDESFFQEIADLGQKYAKASDMKGMNTNRGSRHFIYLNRTFFGLYNMMHDLKAKNVTINHFKNYCK